DNA from Clostridia bacterium:
CGGATATTGAGGTCTTTTGAAAAAAAATACTGGTTGGTCTATGCACCATTGTAGACATTCTTATGGATGCATGATAAAGCAATATCAGGGGGATTAATTCAATATTATGAAATCTGTTTTACTTTTTAATGTGAAGCGCGCCATGGCTGGACCATCCAATGATTGTTCCGACTACATGGGAGCCTTCTATCTTGCTGCAGTACTTGAAGAAAGAGGGTATGACCCATGGGTATTCCACGGGTATGCTCACGAGGTACCGGAGATACTGGCAAGGGAAGTATCGTACCGGAATATTGCAGTTATAGGTTTTGCATGTGATTTTGAGAACCGTTCGGTAGTGGAGGAATTAAGCCTTTTTGTCAAAGAAAAGTACCGGATTCCTGTAGTTGTGGGAGGCCCTCAGGCTATGGACCTAAAAGAGGACTTTTTTAGAAAGTCACGGTGTGACTATGTTGTAAGGGGGGAGGGTGAACATACCCTGCCACAGCTTATAGGCTTCATTGTAAAGCATGAGGGCAGCCGTGAAGATATTAAAGGGATTACATGGCTGGATGATTCGGCGGGTATTGTCTCAAACGCTGACAATGAACCTGTTTCTGACCTGGATACATTGCCCCTGCCGGCATACCACCGTTCTCTCCACACCGGCAGGACTTACGGGCGGAGTATATTTACCGGACGTGGATGTCCTTTTTCCTGCGCGTTCTGTTATGAGAGCAACCATAAAAAGAGGGTCCGACTGAGAAGTATGGATAAGGTGATGGAGGAAATAAAACATAACCTTGATACTTATCCGGAACTAAATTATATCATTGTTTCGGATGATACGTTTACTTTGAGTACTGAAAGGGTTCAAGCATTTTGCAAGGGCATAAAAATACTACGCAGCGGAAGGGATTTTGTATGGTATTGCGAAGGCCATGTACATTTACTTGCCAAATGGCCCGGGATGATGCGGCTGATGGCAGAGTCGGGGCTTGCCCGTTTACAGATAGGCGTTGAAACAGGCTGCCAGAATGTGTTGGATTTATACAGAAAGCAGGTAACGCTTGATGAAATTGAGTTTGTTATAGAAGAAGCAGTAAAAGTTGGGGTCCCGCAAATTGCAACCAATCTGATTATCGGCGGCCCTGCGGAATGCGAAAAGACAATTGGAGAAACAGAGGCTTTTGCAGAGAGGCTTTTGAGGAAAGCTCCCGGAGTGATTGATATACTTACAGGATTTCTGCGGCCCTATCCCGGTACAGCAATAGCTGAAAATCCAGAGGCTTTCAAGCTTGCCATATCAGACCCTCAGGGAGCCAAATCCTTTGACGACTATCCGCTGATTGAAGCAAACGGCATGACTTTGGAGGATATCTTAAAATACCGCGTCCGCATCAGCAGGCATATTTTCCGTGTTATGAATGAAATTACGGACAAAGGGCTGGTTCCTTACAAAACCATCCTGTCCCAGTATAAAAGTGCTATGAAATACGGTATCACCAGTATGTGGTATACGGAAATCTTCAAAAAAAATCATTTCCTGGATGAGTACTTCAGGATGATTGCAAAAGGTGCAGCGGTACGGTTTGAGGATGTGCCGCAGGATGAATTGATGAGGTGGAGGCCTCAGCGTACAGTTGAAATACGTAGAGCTGTAAACTTTGAGCAGGGGTTTCCGAAAATCGGGGGGTATGTCCTGTCACCGCTGGAATTTGAGCTGCTTCTAAGGTGCTCTGCAAAACTGCGCTTCGAAGAAGTTCTTGAGGATATGTACAGCACTTTCGGAGAACGGTATGAAGGAATGGAGGCTTTTAAAGGCAGTGTTATTGAGACTTTCCGTAAGTTTGATAAGATGTACTGGCTTGTATTTTGCAAAGTATAGAATATGACTTTATGAGCTTTACTGTATGTGAAAGGAGGTGAAAAAAGTGTCAATTAATAATGCGAAAGCCCTTATTCAAAAATTACGTTCTGATAAATCATTAGCGAAAGCTTTTGCAAACGCAAAGACTACTGAGGAATTTCTTAATCTTGCGGCAAAACACGGTTATGATATTACCTTGGATGAATTTACAGAGGCTTTAGACGAGCTTAAAGATGTCATATGCGAGTCTATAGATGATCTGAAAGATGCTCTGGAGGAGTCAAATGATGACGGTAAACAGATTGACCAGGCAGTCGGGTTGACAATAGTGGGTGTGGACTATGCTTTTGTAGCAGTGCAGACTTCCTCGACTTGATACCCAGTTTCTAAAGCGATGCCTGTCCGTATATTTATACGGCAGGCGTCATCTTTATGCATATACAGTCAAGGGGGCATAAACAGCACCCAATGGCGTTCCTGGAAAGTTTTAAGAATACCCTCTAAGCTATTGCAAAGTTGATCTCCTGATAATCCATCTGGATGCCTTTGCTCCATGAGGAGCTGGATACTGTTCAGATTTATTTTTCCGCTGCATAGTAAAAGCAGTTCGTACTCAATGGGTGAAAGAGTTGCTTCATACAAAGCAGGTCGTCCATTAGACCAGCCAGCCTTATCCTCTATATCGAAAACCCTGCATGGATACCAGTTTTTCAGCTCTGACGGGAGGATTTCTTCCAGCCTTTTTGCCGGTGTAGTGATAAGCATTGTATAGTAGCGCCTTATTGCAGTATCTTTTGTATACAGGTATTTATACCATGTGCTGGATACCCCATAACGCAGTGCAAGCTCAAAATGCTTCTTAAGCCTGCCATGGGGAATCTTGTTGGATTTTAGCAGATATTTCATCGTATCAGAAAGCATTTTTACAAACTTATACCTTTCGTGGCACAGTTCTTCCCTTGAAAATACAAGGGTTTCTGTTACAGGAAAATCCTCCAGCGAAGTGAGTGAACTGCGGTCCAGTATGTTCAGGCCAAAATCATGTGGGTAATTGGATATGGCTGTGTTCGGAAGGGGAATAACAAAAGTAGTGGAGATATCCAGCAATCCCGGTGTTGCAATGAGAAGCTTTTCAATGTAGGTTGATGTAAACTCAAGAGTTTCTTTTGTTTCATGTACTCCTCCTATGATGAAATTACCGGCCAGCTGGGGCAAGTCGCATTCCCAGCATAGGTGCACCACCTCTTCAATCTGTTCCACTGTCGTCTGCTTGCCGTACATATCCAGAGCAGACTGCCATCCGGCCTCCATACCGATTTGCATTCTTACCATTCCTGCATCCTTCATCATGGAAACAAGCTGCGGCCATCTGGACAATATACTCGCATGTCCTTCACAGAACCATACAAAGTCCCTGGAACTCCGGAGGTCTGACATGACTTCACAGAACAAGGCGATCCTGTCATAGCTTATGGTAAAAGTGTCATCTACAAACCAGATATATTTTATTTCAGGGTTTTCATCCAATCCGCGGATTATTTCCTCTTTTACTGATTCCACGCTTCTAAGGCGTAGCTTTTTTGTATTTCCGCCCTCGAAACAGAATGTACATCGAAAAGGGCAGCCGCGCGCAGAGGCTACAGACAGGTTATATTTATGAGGACGGCGCAGAAGGTGTTGGGAACTGGGAGCTGGGAGTGCAACCAGGTCATCTATGGGAGGACGTTCGGGAGTAGACACCTCCAGTCCGGCTTCATCAAGGTATACGATACCCTTTATATTTGCAGGGGTTCCTCTACCCCAGGCCATCCAGTCTAAGAGCTCGCGAATGACATATTCTCCGTCTCCTCGAATAAGAAAGTCACATCTTGCAGCTTTTAAAAACTCTTCACCTACATGAAGAGCTTGGGGTCCTCCTACTAATACTCTCACCCCATATTTTTCTTTAAGTATAAGGCTCATAGAAACAACAGCACTCTGATTGTCATAATCGCAGTAAAGCCCTACTGCAAAAATCGGGTATTTCCGGGATTCCTCTTCAAATACCTTTACTGCATCGGTGGTTATGCCTGTGAATACACGGGCCCGGTACCCATTATCCTCCAGAAAAGCAGCAATGGACATAAGACCCAAATTATCGAGATATTCGAAGGTACGTTTATAGACCATTCTCTGGACATACATAAGTAGTATGGTTATGCGCTCCATTTCAGCCAGCCCCCTCTCTCACCGCCCTAAAGGAAATAAACAACTGCCGCTTCACTGACATTCAAAAACGGGCATACGCCAGCCATCGTTTTTCTTCAAACCCTTCAAGCAGCTTCAGAACTGTACCATCAAAGGCATCCCTGCTTTCAAACCTGCTTCCGAAGCCTGCGTATAATCTGTCCAGTATTTCTCCCAGCCTGAGTTTGCCACTGCATAAAAGAAGTAACTCGTATTCCAAAGGAGAAAATACATAGTCATTGATTTGTGGAAATCCACTGTCAAGTGATAGGGTATTCCAAATTTCAAATACTCTTTGGGGATGCCATGAATACAGCTCGTGTTTGGCTATGTCCTGTGAACGGCATACTGCATTACGAGCCATTAACTGATAATAGCGGTTGTAAATCGGATGCTTGATAAATACATTGATAAACCACCGGGAATAGACCCCGTACCTATAGGCTAGGCGATAGTTTCCAATGATTACATCATGGGGTATTTTCCCCCCGGTATACATTTTCATCATTGTATTATAGAGGTGTTTGTTAAGCCTATGCCTGGCGTTAAACAGTTCCATCCAGGTAAATGCCTCCGTTTCGGTCAGAGGAATATCCTCGAGACCTTGGGTTTCACGTTCTGACAGCAGACGTAAGCCGAAATCCTGAGGTCTTTTCGTAATGGCTGTGTTGGGATAAGGCATGAGGAAGAAACCCAGGGATTCAAACCTGCCTGGCGCCAGCTCCATAAGTCTTGTAACCAGATTTGCCCCGGCTTCAAGGGTTTCCGGGCTTTCAAGCGGGCCGCCCACAATTATATTGCCAGTTATTTGAGGTATCCCGGCTTTTACACTTTCACGTACCACAAATTCCATCATTTCTGCTGTGGTTTGCTTTTTATACAGAGAAAGCACCTCGTCAGAACCTGACTCAATGCCAAGAAACAGCTTCACGAGACCTGCATCTGCCATTTGTTTCAGCATCTCGGGCCATTTGTACAAGGTTTGGACATGGCCTTCGCAAAACCATACGAAATCCTTCTTTTGTCTCAGTCGTTTAAGCCCTGTGCAGAATTGCTCCACACGCTTTGGGTCCAGAGTGAATGTATCATCAATAAAAAATATATACTTGCAATTCGGGTGTCGTCCAAAATGGCAGGTAATTTCGTCAAGAACATTCTGTACGCTTCGGAAACGGACTCTCCTGGTATTGTTTCCTTCATAGCAGAATGCGCAGTGATAGGGGCAGCCACGTCCAGTCATGACAGGAAGGATAGACCAGGATTCATGTCCTTTTTCCAACCTGAAGTCAGGCCACGGCAGGCTGTCAAGATCTTCAATTGGCTTTCTGTCGGGACGGCAGACCATCTCTCCACTTTCGTCAAGGTATGATATGCCGTCTAGCTCTGCCCGGCTTTTTTCACCCTTTATATAGAGATCCAGCAGTTCAAGGAGCGGGAATTCGCCATCTCCACGGATAATTGCATCACAACCCGACTTCTCCAGAAAACTCTGGTTCAGTCCAACGGCCTGGGGACCACCTACAAAAACGGGTATACCCCATTTTTCCTTGATGTACCTGGATATCTCTGTAACCAGCGTGCTGTTTTCATAATCACAATAAAACCCTACGGTCAGTGCACCATCTTCAGCCATTTTCCTTTCGATCC
Protein-coding regions in this window:
- a CDS encoding B12-binding domain-containing radical SAM protein — translated: MERITILLMYVQRMVYKRTFEYLDNLGLMSIAAFLEDNGYRARVFTGITTDAVKVFEEESRKYPIFAVGLYCDYDNQSAVVSMSLILKEKYGVRVLVGGPQALHVGEEFLKAARCDFLIRGDGEYVIRELLDWMAWGRGTPANIKGIVYLDEAGLEVSTPERPPIDDLVALPAPSSQHLLRRPHKYNLSVASARGCPFRCTFCFEGGNTKKLRLRSVESVKEEIIRGLDENPEIKYIWFVDDTFTISYDRIALFCEVMSDLRSSRDFVWFCEGHASILSRWPQLVSMMKDAGMVRMQIGMEAGWQSALDMYGKQTTVEQIEEVVHLCWECDLPQLAGNFIIGGVHETKETLEFTSTYIEKLLIATPGLLDISTTFVIPLPNTAISNYPHDFGLNILDRSSLTSLEDFPVTETLVFSREELCHERYKFVKMLSDTMKYLLKSNKIPHGRLKKHFELALRYGVSSTWYKYLYTKDTAIRRYYTMLITTPAKRLEEILPSELKNWYPCRVFDIEDKAGWSNGRPALYEATLSPIEYELLLLCSGKINLNSIQLLMEQRHPDGLSGDQLCNSLEGILKTFQERHWVLFMPP
- a CDS encoding B12-binding domain-containing radical SAM protein: MKSVLLFNVKRAMAGPSNDCSDYMGAFYLAAVLEERGYDPWVFHGYAHEVPEILAREVSYRNIAVIGFACDFENRSVVEELSLFVKEKYRIPVVVGGPQAMDLKEDFFRKSRCDYVVRGEGEHTLPQLIGFIVKHEGSREDIKGITWLDDSAGIVSNADNEPVSDLDTLPLPAYHRSLHTGRTYGRSIFTGRGCPFSCAFCYESNHKKRVRLRSMDKVMEEIKHNLDTYPELNYIIVSDDTFTLSTERVQAFCKGIKILRSGRDFVWYCEGHVHLLAKWPGMMRLMAESGLARLQIGVETGCQNVLDLYRKQVTLDEIEFVIEEAVKVGVPQIATNLIIGGPAECEKTIGETEAFAERLLRKAPGVIDILTGFLRPYPGTAIAENPEAFKLAISDPQGAKSFDDYPLIEANGMTLEDILKYRVRISRHIFRVMNEITDKGLVPYKTILSQYKSAMKYGITSMWYTEIFKKNHFLDEYFRMIAKGAAVRFEDVPQDELMRWRPQRTVEIRRAVNFEQGFPKIGGYVLSPLEFELLLRCSAKLRFEEVLEDMYSTFGERYEGMEAFKGSVIETFRKFDKMYWLVFCKV
- a CDS encoding radical SAM protein — protein: MTYDILLINTHRENWGSVPEDISIGQNLLTVFLKEKGYSAALFRGFAHEAMEWIERKMAEDGALTVGFYCDYENSTLVTEISRYIKEKWGIPVFVGGPQAVGLNQSFLEKSGCDAIIRGDGEFPLLELLDLYIKGEKSRAELDGISYLDESGEMVCRPDRKPIEDLDSLPWPDFRLEKGHESWSILPVMTGRGCPYHCAFCYEGNNTRRVRFRSVQNVLDEITCHFGRHPNCKYIFFIDDTFTLDPKRVEQFCTGLKRLRQKKDFVWFCEGHVQTLYKWPEMLKQMADAGLVKLFLGIESGSDEVLSLYKKQTTAEMMEFVVRESVKAGIPQITGNIIVGGPLESPETLEAGANLVTRLMELAPGRFESLGFFLMPYPNTAITKRPQDFGLRLLSERETQGLEDIPLTETEAFTWMELFNARHRLNKHLYNTMMKMYTGGKIPHDVIIGNYRLAYRYGVYSRWFINVFIKHPIYNRYYQLMARNAVCRSQDIAKHELYSWHPQRVFEIWNTLSLDSGFPQINDYVFSPLEYELLLLCSGKLRLGEILDRLYAGFGSRFESRDAFDGTVLKLLEGFEEKRWLAYARF
- a CDS encoding Nif11-like leader peptide family natural product precursor, giving the protein MSINNAKALIQKLRSDKSLAKAFANAKTTEEFLNLAAKHGYDITLDEFTEALDELKDVICESIDDLKDALEESNDDGKQIDQAVGLTIVGVDYAFVAVQTSST